Below is a genomic region from bacterium.
CGGGGATCCCCGGCGCGACGCTGACACTGTGGCTACTGAACGGGACGACATGGCAGATCGCAGGGACGGCCACCACGGACGCGAACGGCCTGTACGAGTTCATCGGGCTGGTTGCCGGCTACGACTGGAAGGTATCCGTTACGCTTCCGGCTGCGTATGTCGGCTACACACAGAACTACGATCGTGACGGCGTCCTTGATGGCCAAAGCAACGGCGTGGTCACCGTCGACGACCTCACCTACGACTTCGGCTACATCCCGCCGACGTGGGACGGCGGCGAGACATACACGCAGGGCGGTTGGGGCGCCAAGCCGGCAGGCAACAACGCGGGCATGCTCCTGCACACGTACTTCAGCCAGATCTATGGCAGCGCGGGCCTCGTGGTCGGTGGCACCTACACAATCACGCTGAGCAACGCCTGGGCGGTCACGAACTTCTTACCGTCGGGCGGGACGCCCAAGCCGCTGAACCAGAGCTACACGGACCCGCGAGGCAAAACGACCGCGGGCGTGCTGGCTGGGCAGGTCGTGGCGATGAAGCTCAATGTGGACTTCTCGACCGCCGGCATCACGGCCCCCGGTCTGGGTGCGCTGAAGATCCAGAGCGGCACCTATCAGGGCTGGACCGTGGCCCAGTTGCTGGGTCTGGCACAGGCTGTCCTGGGCGGGGATACCTCCGGTCTGCTTGGGTCGGTGGCCGATCTGAGCGATGCCTGCACGGCGGTGAACGAGAACTTCTGCGACGAGGCCGACAACGGGTTCCTGGCCCCGTAGCTCTCCCCTGGCCGGTTGTGGCTGTCGCAGACGCACCCGCGGGGCGCTCCCCTCTCTCGACGGAGCGCCCCGCTGCTGTGTGAATGGCTGGTCTCGCGGTCAGGACGGCCGCACACGCGCCCAGGAAACGGAGATGAAAAAAGGCCCTTGACACAAACTGCTCCCATCCTGTAACATCCGTCGTGTGCGGAAGTACCCCTGCCTGGGTACTGCCGCTTTTTTTGTGTCCAGGTTTGACTCCCTTGAGGCTTTCCTGAAACTCTATTGAACTGATCCAGACATCGTTTGGCCGCTGATCGCAGCCCTCATCGCAGCCCCTGGTCGCCATCGAGTCCCGAGGGGCACATGCTACCAGTCAGCCCAGAAGCCAAGCAGTCGGTGCACGCGCGGAGCATCCGCGCACTTGTTCAGGGACGTTAGGACAGGCGCCTAGCCGCGTGTCCTTTTTTTGGTCGTGGTCGTTGGCGTGTTGAGCCATTCTTGAGATGGCACAGAGCCGTTGCTGAAATCGCACACCAAGCCCTGCGGGGCAGCAGGAGGCAGAGAAGATGAGTAGGGTGGCGTTGGCACTCGTGGTCGTGCTGTTGCTGGCGTCTGTGGGAGGGGCGTTCGCAACCACCGCAGTAACCATCGGCGACACTGTGTGGGTGAACTACAACGGAGACAGCATCAAGGACGCAGACGAGCCAGGGATCCCCGGCGCCACGCTGACGCTGTGGCTGCTCAACGGGACGACCTGGGAGAACGTGGGGACGACGACAACAGACGCGAACGGCCTGTACAAGTTCGCCGGGCTGGTCCCCGGCTACGACTGGAAGGTGTCGGTTGCCCTTCCGGCCGGCTACGCCGGCTACACGCAGAACTACGACCGCGACGGCGTCCTGGATGGTCAGAGCAACGGCGTTGTGAGTGTCACCACCCTCACGTACGACTTCGGCTATGTGCCGCTGAGTTCGATCGGCGACCGCGTCTGGAACGATGTGGACAACAGCGGCGGGGCCGACACCCTGAGCGAGCCGGGCATCAACGGCGTCCGCGTGGTGCTCTACGACGCGAGCGGCGCCTACCTGCGTGAGACGACGACGGCCGCCGGCACCATCAACGGCGTGGCGGTGGATGGCGTGTACCTGTTCGACAAGCTGGTCGCCGGGACATACACCGTCCTGGTGGACGTGAGCACCATCCCCTCGGGCATGAACCAGACGTATGACCTGGACGGGGTTCTGGACAGCGAGACGACGGTGCCGCTGGCGTGGAACGAGAACATCCGCACCGTGGACTTCAGCTACTACAAGCCGACGACGACGGACGGCGGGTGGGCGACCTTCACGCAGGGCGGTTGGGGCGCCAAGCCGGCCGGGAACAACCCCGGCATGCTGCTGCACACCAACTGGGACACGGTGTACGGAGCCGCAGGCCTGACCGTCGGCAGCGGTGAGTACACGATCACCTTCACCAGTGCCTGGGCCGTGACGAACTTCCTGCCGTCGGGCGGGACCCCCAGGCCGCTGGGCCGTGACTACGTAGACCCGAAGGGCAAGACGACGGCCGGCGTGCTGGCCGGACAGGTCGTGGCGATGAAGCTGAATGTGGACTTCTCGGCCAACGGCTTCACCGCCCCGGGCCTGGGCGCGCTGAAGATCCAGAGCGGCGCCTACGCCGGCTGGACCGTGTCGCAGTTGCTCGGGCTGGCGCAGGCTGTGCTGGGTGGCGACACCTCCGGGCTGCTGGGCTCGGTGGCCGACCTGAACAGCGCCTGCACCGCCGTCAATGAGGCCTTCAACGACGGCACCGTCAACGGGTTCCTGGCGAAGTAACTCTCCCCTGGCCGGTTGTACCACATGCAAGCACGGGGCGCTCCCCTCTCTCGAGGGAGCGCCCCGTTGTTTTGTGTGTCGCATATAAGTCCATGCCGCACACTGCGTCCCACCATCACCCATTTCAAGACCTAAACAACAACTATAAGAAATCATTAGAAACCATCTTGACATACTCCGCCACACTCTTGTAAAATCCTCGTCGTGCGGAAGTACCTATGCCTGGGTGCTGCCGTTTTTTTCGTCTGCGTGTCCGTGAGCCTTGAGCCTTCCCTGACATTGCCTTGCGCCAAGCCAGATCTCGCCGAGCCAGTTCACCGCAGCCCTCTCCATAGCCCCTGGCCTCCGGAACCCTGAGGGGCAGATGCCACCCACGAGCCATTTGGCTAGACCGTCGCACCAGGCGCGGAACACCAGCGCCGTCGTCGTCGGACGCTAGGGCGAGTGCCGCCCGCTCGTCCTTTCTTTGGGCGTTGTAGTTGGCGCGTTGAGCTGTTCTTGAACTCTAACAGAGCCGACGTTGAAGTCGCAAACTGAGCCCTGCGGGGCAGTGGGAGGAAGACGATGAGACGGTTGACGTTCGCGTTCGGAGCCATACTGCTGTTGCTGGTTACGGCAGGAAGCGCTTTCGCACTCACAACGGTGAGGATCGGGGACACCGTGTGGGTCAACTACGATGGGAACAGCACCAAGGACGTGGGTGAACCAGGGATCTCGGGCGCCACGCTCACCCTGGCGTACCTTGTGGATGGCGCCTGGGTGGACCTGGCCACTACCACTACGGCCAGCGACGGTACATACAAGTTCGCGGGCCTGACGCCCGGATACGACTATCGCGTGACGGCGACGTTGCCGACGGACTATGCGGCATACGCGCCCAACTTCGACCGGGACGGGAAGGCCGACGGCCAGAGCGACGCGGTCGTGGCGGCCACCGATCTCACCTTTGACTTCGGCTATGCGCCGCTGAGCTCGATCGGTGACCGCGTCTGGAATGATGCCGACAACAGCGGCGGCGCGGACGACCTCAGTGAGCCTGGGCTCAACGGCGTGCGCGTGGCCCTGTACGACGCCGCCGGCAGCCTTGTCGCCGAGACGACGACGGCGGCAGGCACCATTGACGGGACGGCGGTAGATGGCGTGTACCTGTTCGAGGGCCTCCGGGCCGGCACGTACACCGTCGTGGTGGATGCGGACACCATCCCTGCGGGCATGGCCCAGACCTACGACCTGGACGGGACGCTGGACAACGAGGCGACGGCGACGCTCGGCTGGAACGAGAGCCTGCGGACGCTGGACTTCGGCTACTACGCGGCGCCCTCCGAGCCGGTGAGCATCTCCGGCACGGTCTGGCGAGACTGCGACGGAGACGGTGTGCTGGACGCGGGCGAGACGCTGACCCTGTCCGGCGCCGTCATCACTCTGTATGACAGCGCGGGTGCGGTGGTGGCCGTGGACGGCGTCACCAACCCGGTGACGACCGGCGACGATGGCACATATGCCTTCGGCCCTCTGCCGGCCGGCAGCTACCGCGTGGTCGAGACCAATCCGGCGGACTTCACCAGCACGAACGCCGTGCCGGGGACCGCGGGTGCCAAGGTAGACAGTGACACACTCGCCGTGGACGCCACCACGGCAGGCAGCAGCTACCCGAACCAGGACTTCCTGGACACGGGCGGGACGCCGGGCATTGACCTGGAGAAGACCGGGCCGAGCAGCGCCAAGCGCGGCGACACCATCACCTACCACTTCAAGGTCACCAACACCGGCAATGCCATGATGGACGTGACGGTGTCCGACCCGATGCTGGGTGGCGTGATCTTCACCAAGTCCGGCGTCAAGGCGGGCGAAGTCAACGAGTTCGACGTGACCTACACGATCCCAGCCAGCGGCGACCTGACCGCGGGGACCCATGGCACGGCGGCGAACCTGCAGACACTCTGCACGACCCCCACGACCCCGACGTGCACCACGGAGACGCTGGTCAACACAGCCACCGCCACCGGCGTCACGCCGTGCGGCACGGTCACGGACACCTCGAGCTGGACGGTGACGGTCACGACCACGAGCACCGGCTCGCCAGCGATTGACCTGGTCAAGACCGGGCCCAGCAGCGCCAAGCGCGGGGACACCATCACCTACCACTTCAAGGTCACGAACACCGGGAACGTTGCGCTCGACATCACCGTGTCGGACCCGATGCTGGGCGGCACCATCTGGACCAAGAGCGCGGTGCCGGCCGAGCAGATCAATGAGTTCGACGTGACCTACACGATCCCGGCCAGCGGCGACCTGACCAGCGGCGACCTGACCAGCGGCGGGCATGGCACTGCCTCCAACGTGAAGGCCTCGTGCACCACCGGCGGCTGGGGCGGCTGGGGAGGTTGGGGCGGCTGGGGTAGTTGGCCCCCGGCCTGCACCACCGAGTCGCTGGTGAATACCGCCACGGCCACGGGCGTCTCGACCTGCGGCACGGTCACGGACACGTCGAGCTGGACCGTCACCGTCAGCACCTCGACCACGCCCCCCACCGGGTCGCCGGCGATTGACCTGGTGAAGACGGGCCCGTCCACGGCCAAGCGCGGCGACACCATCACGTACCACTTCAGCGTGACGAACAGCGGCAACACGACGCTGGACATCACGGTGTCCGACCCGATGCTGGGCGGGACGATCTGGAGCAAGAGCGGGGTACCGGCGGGGCAGGTCAATGAGTTCGATGTGACCTACACGATCCCGACCAGCGGCGACCTGACGAGCGGCGCGCACGGGTCGGCCACGAACCTGAAGACCTCATGCACCACCGGCGGCGGCTGTGGCGGCGGAACGACTACCACCGAGACACTGACCAACACGGCCACGGCGAAGGGCGTCTGGCACTGCCAGACGGTCAGCGACAGCTCGACGTGGAACGTGACCGTCACGAAGGCCTCCAGCGGCTGCTGGACCACGTACACGCAGGGCGGTTGGGGCGCCAAGCCCGCCGGGAAGAACGCCGGCAGGCTGCTGCACGACAACTGGTGCAGCGTCTTTGGGAGCGGCTGCCTGGCCGTGGGCGGCGGCAAGACGCTCAACTTCACCAACGCCTGGGCCGTGACGACCTTCCTACCCTCCGGCGGCACGCCGAACGCGCTGTGCTGGAGCTACTGGAACCCGACGTACCGCACCGAAGCCGGCGTGTTGGCCGGGCAGGTCGTGACGCTGAAGCTGAACGTGCGCTTCTCAGCGGCGGGCGTCACCAGGTCGGGCCTGGGCGCCCTGAAGATCCAGAGCGGCACCTACGAGGGCTGGACCGTGGACCAACTTCTCGGCCTGGCCGAAGCAGTCCTGGGTGGCAACACCTGCGGCCTGCGCGGCTCGATCGCTGACCTGAGCAACGCCTGCAGCGCCGTGAACGAGAGCTTCGACGGCGGCACCGCCAACACCGGGTACGTCGCTCCCTAACCCTCCCCTGGCCGGTTGTGCCATACGCGGCAACGGGGCGCTCCATTCAGCAAGTGGAGCGCCCCGTTTGCCGTTATGTGTCCATTCGTGAACATTTTACCTGTAGTTGCAGACTCAACTTCTAGGTATAGTCAAGACACGCAAAAGATGTGGTCAAGGTGGGTTGACACGCGTGAGGGGGCGCGTTACCATCACGGCCATGCGGAAGTGCCCCATGCCTGGGCGCTCCCGTTTTTTTTGCGTCCAGGTTTGGCGTCGAGGGATTCCCCGGATGTTTGGCGGGCAGATGTTGCTCGCCGTATTGCTGAGGATTGAGGTAGTGGCCGCAAGCAGTCCCTAGTAGCTCGACAGGCAGCCGGTGAAGTCACGTACACAGCCCCACAGGGGCAGAGGGAGGACGTTTCGATGAATCGGTTGATGTTGACGTTTGCGGTCGGTTTGCTGGTGTTCATGTCGGTCAGTAGCGCCCTGGCGCTCGGGACCGTGTCGCTGGGTGACACCGTATGGGTGAATACCGACGGCGACTCGGAGAAGGACGCCGGGGAAGTGGGAATCCCCGGAGCCACACTGACGCTGTCGTACCTCGATGGGGCAACCTGGGTAGCACTCGCCACCACCCAGACAGATGCGGCGGGGCTCTACAAGTTCGTCGGCGTGACGGCTGGCTTTGACTACAAGGTCTCGGTCACCCTTCCCGCCGGGTACGCCGACTACACGCAGAACTACGATCGCGACGGTGTGCTGGACGGTCAGAGCAACGGCGTCATCGCTGCCACGGACCTCACCTACGACTTCGGCTACATACCGCCTGAGACCACCGGCGGGTGGGAGACCTTCACCCAGGGCGGCTGGGGCGCCAAGCCCGCAGGCAACAACGCCGGCATGCTGCTGCACACCTACTGGGCGCAGGTCTATGGCAGCGCGGGGCTGGTCGTGGGTGGCGGCTACACGCTCACCTTCACCAGCGCCCAGGCCGTGACGAACTTCCTGCCGTCCGGCGGCACCGCGGCGGCGCTCAAGAAGAGCTATGTGGACCCGGTCGGCAAGACCACCGCGGGCGTGCTGGCGGGGCAGGTCGTCGCGATGCGGCTGAATGTGGACTTCTCGGGCGCCGGCCTCACCGCGACGGGTCTCGGCTCGCTGAAGATCCAGACCGGAACGTATGCCGGCTTCACCGTGGCACAGCTCCTGTCGCTGGGCGAGGCCGTGCTGGGTGGCGACACCTCCGGCCTGCTCGGCTCGGTCGCTGACCTGAGCAGCGCCTGCACCGCCGTGAACGAGAGCTTCGACAACGGCGCCGACACCGGCTTCCTGGCCAAGTGACTCTCCCCTGGCTGGTTGCCATGTATCACCATGCGGGGCGCCCCTCTACAACGGGGCGCCCCGCTGTCTTGTGCCGGGCCAACGCCGCATTTGAACAGTGGCGGCAGTATTCTGTATAATGCACTCACCCGCGCAAGTCGGGCTTTTTCTTTCTGAGGGCACAGCATGGCCGGGCGTCCACAGGTGAGCTGGCCGCGTCGCGAGACGCGCCAGGTGCGTGTGCGCGGGGTCGCCATTGGCGGCGGCGCGGCCGTGTCCGTCCAGACGATGGCCAAGACCGACACGGCCGATGTGGCCGCGACGGTGGCGCAGATCAAGCAGGCCCTGGCCGCCGGCGCGGACCTCGTGCGGCTGGCCATACCCAACCACGACGCTGCCCGCGGCTTCGCCGACATCCGCCAGCAGCTCGATGCGCCGTTGGTGGCCGACATCCATGTCGACTACAAGCTCGCCCTGGGGGCCATTGCGGCCGGGGCGGACAAGATACGCATCAATCCGGGCAACATCGGCGACGATAGCCGCGTCGGGACGGTCGTCGAGGCTGCGGCCGCCGCCGGCATCCCGATCCGCGTCGGCGTGAACGCCGGGTCGCTGGAGAAGACGCTGCTGGAGAAGTACGGCGGCGCCACGCCCGAGGCCGCCGCCGAGAGCGCACTGCGCAACGTGGCGCGCCTGGAGGCCATGGGCTTCCGGGACCTGGTGGTCTCGATCAAGGCCAGCGACATCTGGCGGACGGTGCAGGCCAACCGCCTGTTCGCGCGTGAGAGCGACTGCCCGCTACACCTGGGTATTACCGAGGCCGGGCCGGGCGAGGCGGGGATCGTGACCGGGGCCGCCGGCGTCGGCATCCTGCTGGCCGAGGGCCTCGGTGACACGATCCGCGTGTCGCTGACCAACCCGCCGACCGAGGAGGTCGTCGTCGGGCGGCAGATCCTGCTGGCGATGGGACTGCTCAGCGGCCCGCGCCTGGTCTCATGCCCCACCTGCGGGCGCTGCCGGGTGGACTTGCAGCCCCTGGCGCAGCGGGTGCAGGAGGCCCTCCGGGAGATCGAGACGCCGCTTGTCGTGGCGGTGATGGGCTGCGAAGTCAACGGTCCGGGCGAAGCGAAGGAAGCCGACGTGGGAATCGCGGCGGGCAAGGACAAGGTCCTGCTGTTTCGCCGGGGCGAGGCGTTGCGGACGGTGCCATTTGCGGAAGCATTCGACGCATTGATGCGAGAGGTGCGAATGATGAACGCGGAATGATGAATGCGCCCGTCCACTGAGCGGGAGTCCATTCATCATTCATCATTCATCGTTCAGCACTGACACGAGGTCCAGTCTCTTGAGAGCCACCCAATTCTATGCCCCCACCCTCCGCCAGATCCCGAGTGAGGCGGAGATTCCCAGCCACCAGCTCCTGCTGCGTGGCGGCTTCATGCGCCAGCTCTCGGCGGGCGTGTTCACGTTCCTGCCGCTGGGCCTGCGCGTGCTGCGGCGGGTCGAGCAGATCATCCGCGAGGAGATGGATCGCGCCGGCGCCCATGAGGTGCTCATGCCCGTCATCCACCCCCAGGAGCTGTGGGAGCGCAGCGGGCGCTGGACCAGCTTCGTGCCCGAGCCGCTGAAGACCCAGGACCGCACCGGCCGCTGGTTCCTGCTCGCCCCGACCCACGAGGAGGCGATCACCGACACCGTCATGCAGGACGTGGCCTCGTATCGCGACCTGCCGGTGACGCTCTACCAGGTCCAGCAGAAGTTCCGCGATGAGGCGCGACCGCGCGCCGGGCTGATCCGCGCCAAAGAGTTCATCATGAAGGACGCCTACAGCTTCGACGCCGACCTGGCCGGGCTGGACCTGTCCTTCGAGAAGCAGTTCGAGGCGTACACGCGGCTGTTTGCGCGGATGCACCTGGACGTGCTCGTGGTGGAGGCCGAGGCCGGGGCCATCGGCGGCTTCGGGACGCGCGAGTTCATGCTGCCCACGCCCAACGGCGAGGACACCATCATCCAGTGCGACACCTGCGGGTACGCGTCAAACCTGGAGTGCGCGGTGAGCCGACCCGGGGCCGGCGAGACGCCGGCACTGGGCGGAGAGGGGACCCCGCCGGTGCTGGTCGAGACCCCGGGGGCGCGGACCATCGAGGCCGTGACCGAGTTCCTCGGCCGGCCGGCGTCCGCGCTCATCAAGACGCTGCTGTTCCGGGCCGAGGGCCAGGCGCCGGGTGCCGCGTCGTGTGCGGCGGGCCCCGGCGCGGGCCGCTTCATCGCCGCCCTCGTCCGCGGCGACCGGCAGCTCAACGAGATGAAGCTGGCGAAGATCGTCCAGGATGAGAGCCTGCGCATGGCCACGCCGGAGGAGATCGTGGGGCTGACCGGGGCGGACGTGGGGTACAGCGGCCCGGTGGGCCTGAGCGGCAACGTCGAGATCATCGCCGACGAAGAGATCCAGCTCATGGGCGAGGCCGTCGTGGGCGCGAACCGGACGGATGCCCACCTGACCGGCGTGCGGGTCGGCGAGCACTTCACGCCGCTTCGGTACGCCGACCTGCGCGAGGCATCCGCGGGCGATGCCTGCGCACACTGCACGGGCGGGACGCTCCAGGCCGTGCGCGGCATCGAGCTGGGGCATGTCTTCAAGCTCGGGACGAAGTACTCCGAGGCGCTCGGCGCCGTGTTCCAGGACGAGCATGGCGCGCAGCACCCGATGATCATGGGCTGCTACGGCATCGGCGTGTCGCGCATCGTATCGGCGCTGGTGGAGCAGTGGCACGACGACAGCGGGATCATCTGGCCGCGGTCGGTGGCGCCGTTCGACGCCGCCGTGCTGCTGCTGGACCCCAAGAACGAAGAGATCGTCAAGATGGCCCAGGGCGTCTATGAGAGCCTGCAGGCCACGGGCTTCGACGTGCTGCTGGACGACCGCGACGAGCGGCCCGGCGTGAAGTTCAAGGACGCCGAGCTGATCGGCTATCCGCTGGTGGTCGTGGTGGGGAAGAAGGCGGCGCAGGAGGGCGTGGTGGAGGTGCGGCGGCGGAAGGACAAGGCGGAGCAGATCGTGCCGCTGGCGCAGGCCGTGGCAACGGTGCAGGAGCTGGCGCGGGAAGCGTAGGCGGGTTCGTCCCCGAACCCGCTCGGCGCGGGTGCGAGGACGCACCCGCCCACGCGAGGGCTACAGGTTGATGAGCACCGCCGCGACCGTCACGACGGCGACGCCGACGAAGCCGGCCTTGCCGGGCAACTCGCGCCAGAAGAGGGCCGCGTAGGCCACCGTCATCGCCAGGGCCGTGGCCTCGGCGAAGGGGAAGACGACCACGCCCCCGTAGCGGCGCAGGGCCTGCACGACGACGACCGCCGCGCCGGCATAGCACAGGCCGCAGGCGAGGCCCCAGCCAACCACGGCACGGGTCGCCGTGCCATGGTAGAACGGCCAGAGCACGGCCATGAGGACCGTCGCCGTGGCGAAGGTCGTGACCATGAGACCATTGAGCTGCTCAGGCTGGTCGAGTTGCTCGAACCACTTGAAGCCCAGCAGCACGCCGCCGTTGGCGACAATCATGCCGGCGAACAGCAGCACCTTGCGCCAGGTCAGGTGGGTGTCGGTGATGCCCCGATCGAGCGTAAGCAGCGGCATCGCGATCAGGCACAGAATGGCCCCGGCCCAGCGGAGGGGCGAAGGCTGCTCATGCCAGATGAAGATGGCGCCGGCCATCGGCACGAGCGCCGAGAGCTGGCACAGGGCGGCCATGATCGAGACGCCGCGGTCCGCCAGCGTGGGCACGAACAGCAGATACGTGATGACATACAGGGCGCCCAGGATGAGGCCGGCGTAGAAGATCAGCGAGGGCAGCGGGACGGGGCGGAGCGCCAGGAACGCGGCGTAGATGAGCGCCGCGAACAGGTACGTGAAGCCGCCGACCGCATAGAGGTTCAGGTGGACGCGCTGAACGGCGCGGGCGGCGACATTCTGGAAGGCATAGAGCGCGGGAAGCAGGAGCAGGAAAAGCATGGGCGGCAAGTCAGTTGGCCGGCCATGCCCAGCGCACCTGCCGGACGGACGTGAAACCATGAACTTGATTGTTCGC
It encodes:
- a CDS encoding MSCRAMM family adhesin SdrC, encoding MSRVALALVVVLLLASVGGAFATTAVTIGDTVWVNYNGDSIKDADEPGIPGATLTLWLLNGTTWENVGTTTTDANGLYKFAGLVPGYDWKVSVALPAGYAGYTQNYDRDGVLDGQSNGVVSVTTLTYDFGYVPLSSIGDRVWNDVDNSGGADTLSEPGINGVRVVLYDASGAYLRETTTAAGTINGVAVDGVYLFDKLVAGTYTVLVDVSTIPSGMNQTYDLDGVLDSETTVPLAWNENIRTVDFSYYKPTTTDGGWATFTQGGWGAKPAGNNPGMLLHTNWDTVYGAAGLTVGSGEYTITFTSAWAVTNFLPSGGTPRPLGRDYVDPKGKTTAGVLAGQVVAMKLNVDFSANGFTAPGLGALKIQSGAYAGWTVSQLLGLAQAVLGGDTSGLLGSVADLNSACTAVNEAFNDGTVNGFLAK
- the ispG gene encoding flavodoxin-dependent (E)-4-hydroxy-3-methylbut-2-enyl-diphosphate synthase, translated to MAGRPQVSWPRRETRQVRVRGVAIGGGAAVSVQTMAKTDTADVAATVAQIKQALAAGADLVRLAIPNHDAARGFADIRQQLDAPLVADIHVDYKLALGAIAAGADKIRINPGNIGDDSRVGTVVEAAAAAGIPIRVGVNAGSLEKTLLEKYGGATPEAAAESALRNVARLEAMGFRDLVVSIKASDIWRTVQANRLFARESDCPLHLGITEAGPGEAGIVTGAAGVGILLAEGLGDTIRVSLTNPPTEEVVVGRQILLAMGLLSGPRLVSCPTCGRCRVDLQPLAQRVQEALREIETPLVVAVMGCEVNGPGEAKEADVGIAAGKDKVLLFRRGEALRTVPFAEAFDALMREVRMMNAE
- a CDS encoding proline--tRNA ligase, whose amino-acid sequence is MRATQFYAPTLRQIPSEAEIPSHQLLLRGGFMRQLSAGVFTFLPLGLRVLRRVEQIIREEMDRAGAHEVLMPVIHPQELWERSGRWTSFVPEPLKTQDRTGRWFLLAPTHEEAITDTVMQDVASYRDLPVTLYQVQQKFRDEARPRAGLIRAKEFIMKDAYSFDADLAGLDLSFEKQFEAYTRLFARMHLDVLVVEAEAGAIGGFGTREFMLPTPNGEDTIIQCDTCGYASNLECAVSRPGAGETPALGGEGTPPVLVETPGARTIEAVTEFLGRPASALIKTLLFRAEGQAPGAASCAAGPGAGRFIAALVRGDRQLNEMKLAKIVQDESLRMATPEEIVGLTGADVGYSGPVGLSGNVEIIADEEIQLMGEAVVGANRTDAHLTGVRVGEHFTPLRYADLREASAGDACAHCTGGTLQAVRGIELGHVFKLGTKYSEALGAVFQDEHGAQHPMIMGCYGIGVSRIVSALVEQWHDDSGIIWPRSVAPFDAAVLLLDPKNEEIVKMAQGVYESLQATGFDVLLDDRDERPGVKFKDAELIGYPLVVVVGKKAAQEGVVEVRRRKDKAEQIVPLAQAVATVQELAREA